A single window of Vicia villosa cultivar HV-30 ecotype Madison, WI unplaced genomic scaffold, Vvil1.0 ctg.001519F_1_1, whole genome shotgun sequence DNA harbors:
- the LOC131635629 gene encoding uncharacterized protein LOC131635629 — protein sequence MNGTNGIPNSLPPLDGNNWIRWKKQMQSLFGFHETLEVVTGGVLVLAADTTEAQRTIHNEVKKKDCKAAYCVQTAVDSANFDKISHAELAKEAWDILAKYYKGGEKVKVVKLQTLRRQYELLSMGKDEKVAEYVSKVQKLVHLMKSCGETLTDKMIFEKVMHTLTSHFDHVIVAIQESNKVEDLKLENLVGSLEAHEIRIVERRRVKKEGGGNYRKYKEDKKVKGV from the coding sequence ATGAATGGTACTAATGGCATTCCGAATTCTCTTCCACCTCTTGACGGCAATAATTGGATTCGATGGAAGAAACAAATGCAATCCTTGTTTGGCTTCCATGAAACCCTAGAAGTGGTTACAGGCGGCGTACTTGTGTTGGCTGCAGATACAACCGAAGCACAAAGAACAATCCACAACGAAGTCAAGAAGAAAGATTGCAAGGCTGCGTATTGCGTTCAGACGGCAGTAGATTCAGCGAACTTCGACAAGATTTCTCATGCTGAATTGGCGAAGGAGGCATGGGATATTCTGGCGAAGTATTATAAAGGAGGTGAGAAAGTCAAGGTTGTCAAGTTGCAGACCTTGCGTCGACAATATGAATTGCTGTCGATGGGAAAAGACGAAAAGGTTGCAGAGTATGTGTCGAAGGTGCAGAAACTCGTCCATCTCATGAAGAGTTGTGGTGAAACCCTAACAGATAAGATGATATTTGAGAAGGTAATGCATACGTtgacctctcactttgatcatgttatcgtagctattcaagaatccaacaaAGTAGAAGATCTAAAATTAGAGAATCTGGTTGGCTCGTTGGAGgcgcatgagattaggattgttGAAAGGAGAAGAGTCAAAAAAGAGGGAGGAGGAAACTATCGAAAgtacaaagaagataaaaaagtTAAAGGTGTGTAG